Within the Triplophysa dalaica isolate WHDGS20190420 chromosome 2, ASM1584641v1, whole genome shotgun sequence genome, the region CCAATTCCCAGCTGAAATTAATTATCCAATAACATTATTGTGGTTTGGTCGAAATCCCCTTTGATTTAGAAAACATTACAGGCTTTCAACAAGTTCACACGATTTTAATGGCCATGTACATTGCATTTATAAAAGTCAAATCAGCAGCTTTCCTATTGAGATATTTAGGCCTACATGTTCAAATGTAAAAGCTGTTGTTTACCATCGTTTTGGCCAGCAAACCTTGTTACTTACTTAAATGCCAATGCCTgtctgttacattttatttactcatTATAAAATTGTGCTGAGGCTGGTTTATTTAgctatttacaaaaatattcaaCCATCAGTATGTCTCGTATTGTCGGGTTaatgtctgaaaaaatataaataataattattattattatgatataCTACGACTCAAACTGGTATTTGACTGACGTTGAAACTCACTGCTTTGACAAAAACGaatttgtgtaaataaacatttcatgtaATCTCCATGTTTGTGACTTCTCTCACATGTTTTCAGTcctagaaaatatatataatgtagcCACTAGGTGTCGCTCCAGGTACATGATTCAAACGCTGCACATAGTTCGGAGAGTTCGGTTGTGCGCAGCGCCGCATGCGGTCGAGCACGCATCTGTCTGTGCGCCACTTTAACATGATTGGAGAGATTGGTTTTGGGTGGCACTGAGTCCGGCCTATAGTTGGGTATCCATGCTGATCTACACTTGTCCCGCCCGAGCAGTTCTTCTCAACCTGCAGGTGCAGTGAGCTTATGAGCGCGACACCGGACGAGTCTGGAATGTGCGCATCTGTAAACGAGATGAGGGATGCTGTCGCGTGCGGATAGATCGGCAGCTGTGTATCGCACATCAGATCTTTAGGTAATAGGACTTAAAAACGATAGAAACAGATCAAGACGTACGGCTCACGAGGCACAAAAGTATATCTATTGTAAGCATCAGACTATCACTGTTCGATAAGTGTGTTTTGGCCTAAGTGGCTGTAGTGACGTTAAAGAATCGTTTTACTGTCTGGATGTGGGATACGTAGGACTCGAAAAAGTCCTCGGGATGGGTGGGGTTCTCAATGCACCAAAAGATTGCGGGAGGGGGCGAGACCGCGGACGTGGTGCGGGGAAGCGAGCGTCCTGCTGACGGTGGGTCATCAAATAcgaaaaacaagaaataaattgCGAGCCTAAAATACCCAAAGGTAACATCTTCCTATCTGTGGCATCGCCTTAAAACGATCGTGTAGGTGAGGTTTGAAAGTTCAAGTTATTtgttaaattgtttattattacagttaatgACGTAACAGATAACGTAATATGTATTGAAATACAAGTGATCATATAGTATTTGTTCCAAACTGTGACGAGACAGCCGATTAGCTGGCGAATTTCTCTGTATTAGACCATTCATTATGTGCTTTGCCTGAGCTGTTCGTTTTTCCGCACTGATGCTTTATTTGTACGCATTTACTTATTCTATTGGACATTCGtttaatgcataaaatgtaGATTTGCTTTCGCTTGACAATATATACCAATGACATCAACGTTAGTTATAGTCGATTGCATCAACGTTTTAATGAACAAGCATCCTTTAGAAATGAATGTCGATTTGACTGAGCTGTTGGAGCACATCtgaaatttagtttttcaataACAGTTTCTCCTACAACCCTTCTCGTTTCTCTCAACATGTATGAAAGCATGCATCAGCATTTTAAAAGCCCTGAGCTGTCAGTCCAACCACGTGACTTGCAATTGCATCCACTTACCCTCTTTCCCCCAATTTTTTTGGTACTTATGGTCTCTTTCATGGTTGAAAAGCAGTTGGGTATCTCTGCATGTCATTTTAGAAACAAACTGTCTAtcaaattttttttcatttattcaccatcatgtcattccaaacttgcatgacttttgcagaacacaaaatcagatatttTTGAGAACGTTGActtgtatggacacgaaaccaccgagacatttcgtaaaacatcttttgtatttcatagaagaaagagtcacataaagggtttggaatgacatgggggcaaaaaaaatgacagaatttaaatttttggttgaaatattTCTTGAAAAGTCTGGattaacatatactgtatatgaataaaaagcacgcattcatgttttgaaaatgtatcatAGAGCGTCAAAgcccttttgtgttttttacaaccACATGCACATAAACATTCTTTATAGTTTTCTTGTACATTTTCCCTACAGCAGCTGTGTTCGCTTCCTCTGAATATGTTGAAGGCATTGGCAGGAATCTGTTTTCTTCATCTTACTACAATATTTTTCCTCTTTTGGGCAACTATCGATGATGTAAGTGaaactattatttttttttaaatcagttttgATGAACGCGTATGTATTCACGATATAAACAGTTTCACTGGagtaatttacatttttctgtgatatttactttttaataaaaaacatttcttagaTTTCTCTACAAACATTGATCACATTTAATGTTGGGAGTTTTGCGTTAACCAGGCCTGGTGGTTTACGAGGACCCTTTACACAGACCTGTGGGGCAAATGGGTGATGGAGAACGAAGATAATGTATGGGTTTACATGGACATACCGACCTCCTACAGGAAAGGTAGACGAAGAATTCATTCCCATAACATTTCTACGTATTCCGCATGTTTTTTCACCAGGACTAAATACAGCAATTGATCTTTTATCAGACTACCTGCAGGCGGTACAGGCGTTCGCAGTGCTGTCCTGCCTGTTTGCTGTGTTCTCactctgtgtgttcatctaCCAACTCTTCACGCTGAGTAAAGGGCAGCGCTTCACCATCTCTGGAGTCGTGCAACTCATCTCCTGTGAGTCTGGATGTTTGAGGTTGAATTAGTAAATCATTGTAATACAGTACGGGTATGTGAAATTTTGAACTCGCACTTCTCTAGGTTTCTGCATAATGGTTGCGCTGTCAGTCTACACGGATCACTTCCACAGAGATGAGAAGGACGGTTGGTACGGCTGGTCTTACATCATGGCCTGGTTCGGATGGCTGCTGACCCTCTTCACTGGAATTATGTACATCATCCTTCGAAAAAGAGAGGATTGAATCTCAACCCGCGCTCTCAGTGCTAATCCACA harbors:
- the emp1 gene encoding epithelial membrane protein 1, whose amino-acid sequence is MLKALAGICFLHLTTIFFLFWATIDDAWWFTRTLYTDLWGKWVMENEDNVWVYMDIPTSYRKDYLQAVQAFAVLSCLFAVFSLCVFIYQLFTLSKGQRFTISGVVQLISCFCIMVALSVYTDHFHRDEKDGWYGWSYIMAWFGWLLTLFTGIMYIILRKRED